Proteins encoded by one window of Balearica regulorum gibbericeps isolate bBalReg1 chromosome 21, bBalReg1.pri, whole genome shotgun sequence:
- the CPLANE2 gene encoding ciliogenesis and planar polarity effector 2, whose translation MAARGGPVLEPGWLLSPAGRPYLDSILQRNQRRVFGLLERPALPPALAAPTVTYKLFLSGKSGVGKTALVAALAGTPVPPVHHETLGIEATTVYWPAKPRAGGRPVIFQLHFWDCGDGALKKFEHLLPACKEEADAILFLFSFIDRSSFEELPAQMSRVVGPDEENLVRVVIGTKFDLCPQADVTEGDVTAFEETWGLPVLRAGSGPGAGGGRGGLARVAPLLDALVERLWLRDQIAAGVAPGDEGSPPT comes from the exons ATGGCGGCGCGGGGGGGCCCGGTGCTGGAGCCGGGCTGGCTGCTCTCCCCCGCCGGCCGCCCCTACCTGGACTCCATCCTCCAGAGGAACCAGCGGAGAGTGTTCG GTCTGCTGGAGCGCCCGGCGCTGCCCCCCGCCTTGGCCGCCCCCACCGTCACCTACAAACTCTTCCTCTCCGGCAAGAGCGGCGTCGGCAAGACGGCCTTGGTGGCCGCGCTGGCGGGGACCCCCGTGCCCCCCGTCCACCACGAGACCCTGG gCATAGAAGCCACCACCGTGTACTGGCCGGCCAAGCCGCGGGCCGGCGGCCGCCCCGTCATCTTCCAGCTTCATTTTTGGGATTGCGGGGACGGAGCGCTGAAAAAATTTGAGCATCTCCTGCCC gCTTGTAAGGAGGAGGCGGATgccatcctcttcctcttctccttcatcGACCGCTCGTCCTTCGAGGAGCTGCCGGCCCAGATGAGCCGGGTGGTCGGTCCTGACGAAGAAAACCTCGTTAGGGTGGTCATCGGCACCAA attTGACCTGTGCCCGCAGGCGGACGTGACGGAGGGGGACGTGACGGCCTTTGAGGAGACCTGGGGGCTGCCGGTGCTGCGGGCGGGCagcgggccgggggccggggggggccgcggggggcTGGCCCGGGTCGCCCCCCTCCTCGACGCCCTGGTCGAGAGACTCTGGCTGCGAGACCAAATCGCCGCCGGTGTCGCCCCTGGGGACGAGGGGTCCCCCCCGACCTGA